Sequence from the Clostridium butyricum genome:
TTTTACTCTTGATGCACTTTTAAGTGCAACACCCTTAAGAGTTTCTTCTCTTTTGCTTCTATAATTTTCAGTATCTAATATAACTTTTTTATGAGGAAGTTCATAATTTTTATTAACTACTAATGAAACTAAATATTGTATAGAATCTAATGTTTCTCCTCTATAGCCAATTATAAGCCCCATATTCTTACCGCTTAAATTGATTTTTAAAGTATCATTTTCTTCAACAATATTTATTTCAGCACTTAATTCCATGCTATTAAGAATAGTACTTATGAATTTTCTAGCTTCCTCAATATAGTCATATTTACTTGTAACTTTAATCTTAGCGCGTTTAACTCCTATGACATTGAACAATCCCTTTGAGCCATGTTCTAAAACTTCAACAGTTACGTTGTCTTTAGTTAAACATAATTCATTTAAAGCTTTATCCAATGCTTCTTCAACAGTTCTTCCTTCTACTTCTATTGATTTCATGTGTTAACTCACCACCTCTAAATTCAAAAGCAAAATTTAAAAATAAAAATTTATATTACTTCTTCTTTTTTTTCTTTTTCTTACTTGCTAAATTTTTAGGTTCTTCAACTTCCATAGCAAACTTATTTTCTTCTTGTCTATTTACTGCTGTTTCTTCTTTGATTTTATCTTTTACCGCTGGTCTATAGTTTAAGAAGTAAGTTTGAACAGCTTGAATTAGGTTACCCATAATCCAATATAAAACTAGTATCGCCTTAAAGTTTAATGACATGAATCCCATCATACCAGCCATCATCAAATTCATAGTTCCCATACTCATTCCACCTGGCTGCTGTGGTGTAGCCTTTGTCATTAAATAAGAAGGTAAATATGTAGATA
This genomic interval carries:
- the jag gene encoding RNA-binding cell elongation regulator Jag/EloR; translated protein: MKSIEVEGRTVEEALDKALNELCLTKDNVTVEVLEHGSKGLFNVIGVKRAKIKVTSKYDYIEEARKFISTILNSMELSAEINIVEENDTLKINLSGKNMGLIIGYRGETLDSIQYLVSLVVNKNYELPHKKVILDTENYRSKREETLKGVALKSASRVKKSGKAYKLEPMNPYERRIIHSALQNNSDVKTYSEGEEPFRRVVIELNRNI